One Thiomicrorhabdus sp. genomic region harbors:
- a CDS encoding outer membrane protein assembly factor BamD, which produces MKKTLLTALFIAGFSLSGCSSLNALIDKPDAEKSVEDFYDAATLAFKNKEWDVAIDNYEKLKAYFPYGSYAEQSYLELAYSYYKYDEPKSAIRELEEFIRLYPRHKEMPYAYYLRALAADSVTQSWLDKFITDPAARDKVSAENAYNFYSELINRYPQSRYAAAASERLIALRNQMARNELKVARFYYSKQAFLASANRAEYILQNYPRAVVTAEALQLLADSYNKMGMDVNESHAREVYQLNKDRLSGS; this is translated from the coding sequence ATGAAAAAAACGCTGTTAACCGCCCTTTTCATCGCCGGTTTTAGCTTGTCCGGTTGTTCCTCTCTGAATGCTTTGATCGATAAGCCGGATGCCGAAAAGAGCGTAGAAGACTTTTATGACGCCGCCACACTCGCTTTCAAAAACAAAGAGTGGGACGTCGCCATTGATAACTATGAAAAACTGAAAGCGTATTTCCCCTACGGCTCCTATGCCGAGCAGTCTTACCTGGAACTGGCTTATTCCTACTACAAATACGACGAACCCAAATCGGCAATTCGCGAACTGGAAGAGTTTATCCGGCTTTATCCGCGCCACAAAGAGATGCCTTATGCATACTATCTGCGCGCTCTGGCAGCCGACTCCGTTACCCAAAGCTGGCTCGATAAATTCATTACCGACCCGGCAGCTCGCGACAAAGTTTCAGCAGAAAACGCCTACAACTTCTACAGCGAACTGATCAACCGCTATCCGCAAAGCCGGTACGCGGCCGCTGCCAGCGAACGCCTGATTGCACTGCGCAATCAAATGGCACGCAACGAGCTGAAAGTTGCCCGCTTCTATTATTCGAAACAGGCATTCTTGGCCAGTGCTAACCGTGCCGAGTACATTCTGCAAAACTATCCGCGCGCCGTTGTCACCGCAGAAGCACTGCAGCTGCTGGCAGACTCCTACAATAAAATGGGGATGGATGTGAACGAATCTCACGCCCGAGAAGTTTACCAGCTGAACAAAGACCGCTTGAGCGGCTCTTGA
- a CDS encoding monovalent cation:proton antiporter-2 (CPA2) family protein produces the protein MHDHLLFHIVLLLAIAVVVVSVSRRLHFPPILGYIFVGMIVGPYGFGWIQKEENISLLAEFGIVFLLFAIGLEFSMSQMLSMRRQVFGLGSLQVVVTALLIFALGWLAGLDNNTGIVIAGAFALSSTAIVIKQLTEQSEIHSRHGRSILGILIFQDIMAIPLLILIPTLAMNDGNDSALAMSLGIAFLKGVAVVVVMHLLGRYLLRPLFHEVASAKSQELFTLTVLTVALGAAVFTEEMGLSMTLGAFLAGMMLSETEYRHQIESDIRPFQDILLGLFFVTVGMLISIDLILQHFWTIVALTIIIFVIKGVVLYWSARLFQKEPGVAARISLSLSQVGEFGLVLMTLAFTYNLLPVEEGNILLTAAVLTMVFAPFMVKFNGKIAKTLHRSSYRDNTENEETIQSHNPHLSNHVILCGFGRVGQTVGRFLHNANENFIALDMDILRVNEARAAGENVFYGDSSKQTILHASAIDKAKIVMITFSDYHGALKVLKTIRHLNAEIPVLVRSLDDKHVNELIAAGANEVIPDTFESSIMLSSHLLLLIGKSPRQVLKQTREIRRDRYRLLESFYPGEDDNSLEEHQLMKGVIHSVPLGEDAYAIGKRLGDIALENFEVQVDAIKRGHVRGENPSPETRLRQDDHIILSGLPEAIEEAELFLLTGRRSKKRQGSEATES, from the coding sequence GTGCACGACCATCTCCTATTTCACATTGTTCTTCTTCTCGCCATCGCGGTCGTCGTGGTTTCGGTATCCCGTCGCCTGCACTTTCCGCCGATTCTCGGTTATATTTTTGTCGGGATGATTGTCGGCCCTTACGGTTTCGGCTGGATACAGAAAGAAGAAAACATCTCCTTACTGGCGGAATTCGGTATTGTTTTTTTACTGTTTGCGATCGGTCTGGAATTTTCGATGTCGCAAATGCTCAGTATGCGTCGCCAAGTTTTCGGACTTGGCAGCCTTCAGGTAGTCGTCACAGCCTTACTGATTTTTGCCCTCGGCTGGCTGGCCGGGCTGGACAACAACACCGGCATCGTTATCGCCGGCGCTTTTGCACTGTCTTCCACTGCCATCGTTATCAAACAGCTGACCGAACAATCGGAGATTCACTCCCGCCACGGCCGTTCGATCCTCGGAATCCTGATTTTTCAGGACATCATGGCAATTCCGCTGCTGATCCTGATTCCGACCCTGGCCATGAACGATGGCAACGATTCTGCTCTGGCAATGTCTTTAGGCATTGCCTTTTTGAAAGGGGTCGCCGTGGTGGTGGTCATGCACCTGCTCGGGCGCTATCTGTTACGCCCTCTGTTCCATGAAGTTGCCTCCGCGAAATCTCAGGAACTTTTTACACTGACCGTTTTAACCGTTGCTTTGGGAGCTGCTGTTTTTACCGAAGAGATGGGCCTCTCAATGACCCTCGGCGCTTTCCTGGCCGGCATGATGCTGAGTGAAACCGAATACAGACATCAGATCGAATCCGACATCCGTCCCTTCCAGGACATACTGCTCGGTCTGTTTTTTGTGACGGTCGGTATGCTGATTTCAATCGATCTGATCCTGCAACATTTCTGGACGATTGTGGCTCTGACCATTATCATTTTTGTCATCAAAGGTGTGGTTCTTTACTGGTCGGCACGCTTATTCCAGAAAGAACCGGGGGTTGCCGCGCGTATCTCCCTGTCCCTGAGCCAGGTTGGTGAATTCGGTCTGGTATTGATGACTCTGGCCTTCACCTACAATTTGCTTCCGGTTGAAGAAGGTAACATTCTCCTGACAGCTGCGGTTCTTACTATGGTTTTTGCCCCCTTCATGGTCAAATTCAACGGAAAAATCGCTAAGACACTACACCGCAGCAGTTACCGTGACAACACCGAAAATGAAGAAACCATTCAATCCCACAATCCCCATCTTTCCAATCACGTGATCTTATGCGGATTCGGGCGTGTCGGACAAACGGTCGGACGTTTTCTGCACAATGCCAACGAGAATTTCATTGCCCTCGACATGGACATATTGCGCGTCAACGAAGCGCGCGCCGCCGGAGAAAATGTCTTTTACGGCGACTCCTCAAAACAAACGATTCTTCACGCCTCGGCGATCGACAAGGCTAAAATCGTAATGATTACTTTCAGTGATTATCATGGCGCTTTGAAGGTCTTGAAAACCATCCGCCATCTGAATGCTGAAATCCCGGTACTGGTACGGAGCCTGGACGATAAACATGTCAACGAATTGATTGCCGCCGGTGCCAATGAAGTCATTCCCGATACATTCGAATCCAGCATCATGCTCTCTTCACACCTTCTGTTGCTGATCGGCAAATCACCACGCCAGGTTTTGAAGCAGACCCGGGAAATCCGGCGAGATCGCTATCGCCTACTGGAGAGCTTCTACCCCGGTGAGGACGATAATTCACTGGAAGAACACCAGTTAATGAAAGGCGTCATACACAGTGTGCCGCTCGGCGAAGACGCTTATGCCATCGGCAAGCGCCTTGGCGATATCGCTTTGGAAAACTTCGAAGTGCAGGTCGATGCCATTAAACGTGGCCACGTCAGAGGAGAAAATCCTTCTCCCGAAACCCGCTTGCGGCAAGATGACCATATTATTCTGTCCGGCCTTCCCGAAGCAATCGAGGAAGCGGAGCTGTTTCTGCTGACAGGAAGAAGGTCGAAAAAACGCCAGGGAAGCGAAGCAACCGAGAGCTAG
- the rluD gene encoding 23S rRNA pseudouridine(1911/1915/1917) synthase RluD, producing MTQSKQNLTATVPLSSMGERLDSVLAALFSDYSRNRIQQWIKGGKVRLDGVVNTKPRHSVLGGEEVVLEVELQAETDIPAQAIELNIVYEDAAIMIINKPAGLVVHPGAGNPDGTLMNALLYYDAALREVPRAGIVHRLDKDTTGLMVVAKTIAAQTHLVEQLQRHAVERIYDAVVVGRMNSGGTVNKAIGRNPSDRKKMAVRAVGGKEAISHYRVLEHFREHTRVRVKLETGRTHQIRVHMSYLGFPLVGDPLYGKRFRIPRQMEPDFVDYLRHFNRQALHAGALSLTHPVSGKVMKWKAPMPDDMLELIDILREDVEIYEEQQLGYDEFDYEDYGVEVEWVTDEDIPD from the coding sequence ATGACTCAATCCAAACAGAATTTAACGGCGACCGTCCCCCTTTCTTCGATGGGGGAACGTTTGGACTCCGTTCTTGCGGCACTTTTCAGCGATTATTCACGTAATCGGATTCAACAATGGATCAAGGGCGGTAAAGTTCGTCTTGACGGTGTCGTCAATACCAAACCGCGGCATAGCGTTCTTGGCGGAGAAGAGGTTGTTTTGGAAGTTGAACTTCAGGCTGAAACCGATATTCCTGCGCAGGCCATCGAATTGAATATCGTCTATGAAGATGCGGCGATTATGATTATTAATAAACCGGCCGGTTTGGTGGTTCACCCGGGAGCAGGCAATCCCGACGGAACCTTAATGAATGCGTTATTGTATTACGACGCCGCATTGCGAGAGGTGCCGAGAGCCGGCATTGTTCACCGTCTGGATAAAGATACAACCGGTCTGATGGTGGTTGCCAAAACCATTGCCGCTCAAACACACTTGGTTGAGCAGTTGCAACGTCACGCCGTCGAAAGAATTTATGACGCGGTTGTCGTTGGGCGCATGAATTCGGGCGGCACCGTCAATAAAGCGATTGGGCGTAATCCGAGTGATCGCAAGAAGATGGCGGTTCGAGCCGTGGGAGGAAAGGAGGCGATCAGTCATTACCGGGTGCTGGAACATTTCAGAGAGCATACTCGCGTTCGAGTTAAGCTGGAAACCGGGCGTACACATCAGATTCGCGTGCATATGTCCTATTTAGGCTTTCCGCTGGTCGGCGATCCTTTGTACGGAAAACGCTTCCGCATTCCACGCCAGATGGAGCCGGATTTTGTGGATTATTTGCGGCATTTCAACCGGCAGGCTCTGCATGCCGGAGCCTTAAGTTTGACGCACCCGGTTAGCGGAAAGGTGATGAAGTGGAAAGCGCCGATGCCGGACGATATGTTGGAGTTGATCGACATTCTCAGAGAAGATGTGGAAATTTACGAAGAACAGCAACTCGGCTATGACGAATTCGATTATGAAGACTATGGAGTCGAAGTCGAGTGGGTTACCGATGAAGACATCCCCGATTAA
- the pgeF gene encoding peptidoglycan editing factor PgeF, protein MNSAWFRPDWPAPQNVKSVCTTRLGGVSLPPYDSLNLATHVGDAPELVLQNRQYLINDADLPQEPTWLDQQHTDLCIHLPLVAENALAGSVPVADAAWTGNANQLCTVMTADCLPILLCDLVGSKVVAVHAGWRGVHQCIIEKSVRSAGLVAGQFIAWIGPAIHQAHFEVGGELLEAFCQLNPDYERFFKRSEQKTDKFLADLIGMAREQLLDSGCKAVYGGNLCSYSDETRFFSYRRDGRCGRMATIIWLD, encoded by the coding sequence ATGAATTCTGCCTGGTTTCGTCCTGACTGGCCGGCACCGCAAAACGTTAAGTCTGTGTGTACAACGCGCCTTGGTGGCGTGAGTCTTCCGCCGTATGACAGCCTGAATCTGGCAACGCATGTCGGAGATGCCCCTGAATTGGTTCTGCAAAACCGCCAATATTTGATTAACGACGCTGATTTACCGCAAGAACCGACCTGGCTTGATCAGCAGCATACCGATCTCTGTATTCACTTACCGCTTGTCGCTGAAAATGCCCTGGCAGGCAGTGTACCGGTTGCTGATGCCGCCTGGACTGGCAATGCAAATCAGTTATGCACGGTGATGACTGCCGATTGTTTGCCGATTCTGCTATGTGACTTGGTGGGGAGCAAAGTAGTGGCGGTGCATGCGGGTTGGCGAGGAGTGCATCAGTGCATTATCGAAAAGAGCGTGCGTAGTGCCGGATTGGTTGCCGGACAATTTATTGCCTGGATCGGTCCGGCCATTCATCAGGCGCATTTCGAAGTCGGTGGCGAGCTGCTCGAAGCTTTCTGTCAATTGAATCCTGACTACGAACGTTTTTTCAAACGCTCCGAACAGAAGACGGATAAATTTCTGGCCGATTTGATCGGGATGGCGCGCGAACAGCTTTTGGATTCCGGTTGCAAAGCGGTTTACGGTGGGAACTTGTGTTCTTATTCCGATGAAACACGCTTTTTCTCTTACCGACGAGATGGCCGCTGCGGAAGAATGGCAACGATCATCTGGCTGGACTAG